A single region of the Rhodospirillales bacterium genome encodes:
- a CDS encoding alpha/beta hydrolase — protein MRKPIEISTGTEDDHISALLSPPTEIRPDQTDLPLVVMAHHFPGTKESHDDLFGDLEFLFNTSGLPSLRFDFRGCGQSSGRQEHFTLARAREDFDLVLHWAKKKGYKNIILVGEGLGARLALEKTGDNTMMLLLFWPLIDLPDYAKRHFDTENLFKTDGSADFIMIDRNKIGMHMIGEMLDSPPFVFPKLEIPVLIQHGAQDTVVPVEQLDLLKGMEARRLDITTYQDGGHGLPDPRHRKMIFFHIGQFLEKYT, from the coding sequence ATGAGAAAACCGATCGAAATTTCCACCGGAACGGAAGACGACCATATTTCCGCCCTGCTTAGCCCGCCAACGGAAATAAGGCCGGACCAGACCGACCTCCCTCTTGTCGTCATGGCGCATCATTTCCCCGGGACGAAGGAATCCCATGACGATCTCTTCGGCGATCTGGAATTTTTGTTCAACACGTCCGGCCTGCCCTCCCTGCGCTTTGATTTTCGCGGCTGCGGGCAAAGCAGCGGGCGGCAGGAACATTTCACCCTTGCCCGCGCACGGGAAGATTTCGATCTGGTTCTGCACTGGGCCAAAAAGAAGGGATATAAAAACATCATCCTTGTCGGCGAAGGACTGGGCGCCCGTCTGGCGCTTGAAAAAACAGGCGATAACACCATGATGCTTTTGCTCTTCTGGCCGTTGATCGATCTGCCGGATTACGCGAAGCGGCATTTTGACACTGAAAACCTCTTCAAAACGGACGGTTCGGCAGATTTCATCATGATAGACCGGAATAAAATCGGCATGCATATGATAGGGGAAATGCTTGATTCCCCGCCTTTTGTTTTCCCAAAACTGGAAATTCCGGTCCTGATCCAGCATGGCGCGCAAGATACCGTTGTGCCCGTCGAACAGCTTGATTTGCTCAAAGGCATGGAGGCAAGGCGGCTGGATATCACGACCTATCAGGACGGAGGCCACGGCCTGCCCGATCCGCGCCACCGGAAAATGATCTTTTTTCATATTGGGCAGTTTTTGGAGAAATATACCTGA
- a CDS encoding CBS domain-containing protein — MKIKDVPAFQKNMEVLSMDIKTTVLEAAREMEKRNVGSVIVTEGKMLCGIVTERDLLRRVVAKNISPDGIFLEDIMTSKLDIVTPEDTTAKAVELMTNGNFRHLPVVGEYGEVISMLSQRDFYAALRDLRAS; from the coding sequence ATGAAAATTAAAGATGTACCGGCTTTTCAGAAAAACATGGAAGTCCTGTCCATGGATATCAAAACGACGGTTCTTGAGGCTGCCCGGGAAATGGAAAAACGCAATGTCGGCTCCGTCATCGTCACGGAAGGCAAGATGCTCTGCGGCATCGTGACGGAACGGGATTTATTGAGGCGCGTTGTGGCCAAAAACATAAGCCCCGACGGCATTTTTCTTGAAGATATCATGACCTCGAAGCTTGATATCGTGACCCCCGAAGACACGACGGCAAAAGCTGTTGAACTTATGACAAACGGCAATTTCAGGCACCTTCCGGTGGTCGGCGAGTATGGCGAAGTCATCAGCATGCTCTCCCAGAGGGACTTTTATGCCGCTCTGAGGGATTTGCGGGCCTCCTGA
- a CDS encoding DUF4864 domain-containing protein: MLRGFEGIVMTLVGNKNVKTQAVFMAALALLLCMNASTQAGAAKSAPETEEKTQSMEIMLEAPKAAMADPAADRIRDTLKAELKAFRKHDIEAAYSYASDKARTKYKTPKQFFRVMKNTCGPLSDHLSYSFLDRSRVGDAIFQKMQFVGANGIPTKGVFRLIQDENGLWRTDSCIMFETDAPAV; this comes from the coding sequence ATGTTACGTGGTTTTGAGGGCATTGTCATGACTCTTGTCGGAAATAAAAACGTTAAGACACAGGCTGTCTTTATGGCCGCACTGGCTCTTTTGCTTTGCATGAACGCTTCGACGCAGGCCGGCGCGGCGAAATCCGCACCGGAAACCGAAGAAAAGACGCAAAGCATGGAAATCATGCTTGAAGCGCCGAAGGCCGCCATGGCGGATCCCGCCGCAGACCGGATCAGGGACACGCTCAAGGCGGAATTGAAAGCCTTCCGCAAACACGATATTGAGGCGGCCTATTCCTACGCATCGGACAAGGCGCGCACGAAGTATAAGACGCCAAAACAGTTCTTTCGTGTGATGAAAAACACTTGCGGGCCGCTCTCCGACCATCTCTCTTATAGTTTTCTGGACAGGAGCCGGGTGGGAGATGCCATTTTTCAAAAAATGCAGTTTGTCGGCGCAAACGGAATCCCGACGAAAGGCGTTTTCAGGCTGATACAGGATGAAAACGGTCTCTGGCGCACGGACAGCTGTATCATGTTCGAAACGGACGCGCCGGCCGTCTAA
- the rplT gene encoding 50S ribosomal protein L20, translating into MARVKGGPASHARHRNVQKAAKGYFGRRKNCFRTAKQAVEKAGQYAYIGRKQKKRNFRALWIQRINAAARLNGMTYSVLMNGLKKAGIELDRKVLADIAVHDEAAFADIAKAAQAALK; encoded by the coding sequence ATGGCTCGCGTGAAAGGGGGACCGGCGTCCCATGCAAGGCACCGCAACGTTCAAAAAGCCGCCAAAGGGTATTTTGGCCGCCGCAAGAACTGTTTCCGCACCGCCAAGCAGGCAGTCGAAAAAGCAGGGCAGTACGCCTATATCGGGCGCAAGCAAAAGAAACGGAATTTCCGCGCCTTGTGGATCCAGCGCATTAATGCCGCTGCCCGCCTGAACGGCATGACCTACTCCGTCCTGATGAACGGCCTTAAAAAGGCAGGGATTGAGCTGGACCGGAAAGTGCTGGCCGATATCGCCGTGCACGATGAAGCCGCCTTTGCCGATATTGCGAAAGCCGCCCAGGCCGCACTGAAATAG
- the rpmI gene encoding 50S ribosomal protein L35, with translation MPKMKTKSSAKKRFKLTSKGKIKSGGAFTSHMMMNKPKSMKRKAKGTFILSAADARIILRNWLPYGRKKKKSAPKAEGGK, from the coding sequence ATGCCGAAAATGAAGACCAAAAGCTCTGCCAAGAAGCGTTTTAAACTGACGTCCAAAGGCAAAATCAAATCAGGTGGCGCTTTCACAAGCCACATGATGATGAACAAACCCAAATCCATGAAACGTAAAGCCAAGGGCACCTTTATCCTCAGTGCCGCAGACGCGCGTATTATCCTGCGCAACTGGCTTCCGTACGGGCGGAAGAAGAAAAAATCCGCTCCCAAAGCAGAAGGAGGCAAATAA
- the alr gene encoding alanine racemase: protein MADSARLTIDLAALASNYVLFCARASAEVAGIVKADAYGVGLAPVFERLKKEGCKKFFVATPDEALQIRRIDSGISVFVLGGLFHGSEAEYLSQNIQPVLNSPGDIERWKNLARQKEKKLPATIHFDTGMNRLGLGDDETRALLEDSSMLEGLDVRLVMSHFACADEKDHPLNGQQAARFAEIARHFPKAQKSLSNSSGLFRNESWHYDLLRPGYALYGGNPTPETNNPVRPVVRLEARVLQTRNVRKGESVGYSATHVFEKDTMTATLALGYADGFLRSASGKAQLYWKGKACPVLGRVSMDLVSIEIGHLDIKPQPGDWIEILGPHQTVDDLAARAGTIGYEILTSLGPRYKRDYTG from the coding sequence ATGGCTGATAGCGCACGGCTCACGATTGATCTGGCGGCTCTGGCCTCCAACTATGTGCTCTTTTGCGCGCGGGCATCCGCCGAAGTGGCCGGCATTGTCAAAGCCGATGCCTACGGCGTCGGTCTGGCCCCTGTTTTTGAACGGCTGAAAAAAGAGGGCTGTAAAAAATTCTTTGTGGCCACGCCGGATGAAGCGCTTCAAATCCGGCGGATAGACTCCGGCATTTCCGTTTTCGTTCTGGGCGGGTTGTTTCATGGAAGCGAGGCAGAATATCTTTCTCAAAACATCCAGCCTGTCCTGAATTCTCCAGGCGACATCGAGCGCTGGAAAAATCTGGCGCGCCAAAAGGAAAAAAAGCTTCCCGCAACCATCCATTTCGATACCGGCATGAACCGTCTGGGCCTTGGCGATGATGAAACGCGCGCGCTTCTGGAAGATTCAAGCATGCTGGAGGGGCTGGATGTCCGGCTTGTGATGAGTCACTTTGCCTGCGCGGATGAAAAAGACCATCCTTTAAACGGGCAGCAGGCCGCCCGCTTTGCCGAAATCGCCCGGCATTTTCCCAAGGCGCAAAAATCCCTGTCCAACTCCTCCGGCCTGTTCCGAAACGAAAGCTGGCATTACGACCTCCTGCGGCCCGGCTACGCGCTCTATGGCGGGAACCCGACGCCGGAAACGAACAATCCTGTCCGGCCCGTGGTCCGGCTGGAAGCGCGCGTCCTGCAAACCCGCAACGTCCGGAAAGGAGAGTCCGTCGGTTACAGCGCCACCCATGTTTTCGAAAAAGACACAATGACCGCCACCCTTGCGCTGGGCTATGCAGACGGCTTCCTGCGCAGCGCCAGCGGCAAAGCACAGCTTTACTGGAAAGGGAAAGCCTGCCCTGTCCTCGGGCGGGTGTCCATGGATCTGGTGAGTATTGAGATCGGGCATCTGGACATCAAGCCACAGCCCGGGGACTGGATCGAAATTCTTGGCCCGCATCAAACCGTGGATGATCTGGCCGCCCGCGCCGGCACCATCGGCTATGAAATCCTGACCTCTCTGGGCCCGCGCTACAAGCGGGACTATACAGGCTGA
- a CDS encoding DUF1223 domain-containing protein yields MPDYYNRLKLKTLLTGLLLCLLCAGDAQAQTRLQESGKSRISAGLPAPVVVELFSSQACTFCPPADRFMGSLAKQTGLIALSCHVDYFDVKDGSLSREFCTKRQTDYLKILDVPTHYTPQMVVNGHMDVIGYESDKVRAAILKARAEKIGTVKILAGADGAYRFSLPEKDLEGRDIRLWQAVFDKPHEMTITEGGNLGKKMRYYNVISRLKDIGPWTGAALTRSVYPSFREENAGMAIFAQDRKNGRIIAAGAVYTQ; encoded by the coding sequence ATGCCAGACTATTATAACCGACTGAAACTTAAGACACTCTTAACCGGATTGCTTCTTTGCCTGCTTTGTGCCGGAGATGCGCAGGCCCAGACCCGTTTGCAAGAGAGCGGGAAAAGCAGGATTTCCGCAGGGCTTCCGGCGCCCGTCGTGGTCGAGTTGTTTTCTTCCCAGGCCTGCACATTTTGTCCGCCCGCCGACCGTTTCATGGGAAGTCTGGCCAAACAAACCGGCCTGATCGCCCTGTCCTGCCATGTCGATTACTTTGATGTGAAGGACGGATCCCTTTCCAGGGAATTTTGCACCAAGCGGCAGACGGATTACCTGAAAATTCTGGACGTGCCGACGCATTATACGCCGCAAATGGTGGTCAACGGCCATATGGATGTGATCGGCTATGAAAGCGACAAAGTGCGCGCCGCCATCCTGAAAGCGCGCGCGGAAAAAATAGGGACCGTCAAAATTCTGGCGGGCGCAGACGGGGCTTACCGGTTCTCTTTACCGGAAAAGGATCTGGAAGGCCGGGACATACGTTTGTGGCAGGCGGTTTTCGACAAGCCGCATGAAATGACGATTACGGAAGGCGGCAATCTGGGCAAAAAGATGCGTTACTATAATGTCATCAGCCGCCTGAAGGATATCGGTCCCTGGACGGGCGCCGCCCTGACCCGGTCTGTTTACCCTTCTTTCCGGGAAGAAAATGCCGGGATGGCGATTTTTGCGCAGGACAGAAAAAACGGCCGGATCATTGCCGCCGGCGCGGTTTATACGCAGTAG
- the gpt gene encoding xanthine phosphoribosyltransferase, whose amino-acid sequence MVEETYRKDFPVSWEEMHRDAKALAWRLQDKGPWKGVVAITRGGMVPACIVAREIDILTVQTLCIASYDYKDQSKAKLLHEPSLEDGGKGWLVIDDLADTGKTFKLAREILPNAHFACIYLKPAAAGTADTFVTEVSQDTWIDFPWECDALTGTPQKK is encoded by the coding sequence ATGGTGGAAGAAACTTACCGCAAAGATTTTCCTGTCTCCTGGGAAGAAATGCACCGGGACGCCAAAGCCCTCGCCTGGCGGCTGCAGGATAAGGGGCCGTGGAAAGGCGTTGTCGCCATCACCCGCGGCGGCATGGTGCCGGCCTGCATCGTCGCCCGCGAAATAGATATCCTGACGGTCCAGACTCTCTGCATTGCCTCTTACGATTATAAAGACCAGAGCAAAGCCAAACTCCTGCACGAACCTTCCCTTGAAGACGGCGGCAAAGGATGGCTGGTGATTGACGATCTGGCCGACACCGGAAAAACGTTCAAGCTGGCGCGGGAGATTCTCCCGAACGCGCATTTTGCCTGTATCTACCTTAAACCGGCCGCCGCAGGCACCGCCGATACTTTTGTCACGGAAGTCTCGCAGGACACATGGATTGATTTTCCATGGGAATGCGACGCCCTCACAGGAACCCCCCAAAAGAAATAA